Within the Candidatus Omnitrophota bacterium genome, the region TTCAGGAGGGTCAGGATTTTCTAACGGGTGTGGGGTGTGTTAATGCCCCGGCCACGCTCGATTGCCCTTTGCCTCCGGAGTGTTGCATCCATAGTCCATTTGCCGACGGTTCGGTGACACCCGTTGGAGAGTTGAGGATTACCGGAACGGCTTCAGGACCAGGATTTGAGGTTTACCTACTGAGGGTGGCTTCCTTGGACTCTGCAACACATGATTGGACCTATTTGGCTGAGAGTGTTTTGCCTGTGCAAAACGGTTTGTTGGGTGTGTGGAATGTTGGAGGGTTGCCTATTGGCTCGTATGGATTGGAACTCACTGTGAAGGGGGCTAAAGATAAGTCATACACGGAATTCAAACGAGTTATTGTGGAGCCTTCTTTTGAAGTGATTCCCTTTCCGGCAGCTATGTACTCTGTTTTTGGCAACTCCATGGCTGTTGTGCATGGAGCTCCGGTGGGCCATTACAGCGGATACAACGGTTTTGAGATCAGTCTTGTGGATCTGAGCACGAAACAGAAGCAGGTTCTGCAAAGGACGACCAACTATATAAACGGACTTGCGTATGCGGGTAACGCATTATTCTATTTAGAAGAAAGCCGGGGGCTTGTGAAGCGAGATATGGAGGATGGCCGGGAAGAGCTGTTAATGCGATGCCATAGTCTAGCCCGAGACCTGGTCTATTCGGATGGACGATTAGCGTTCGTTGACGTAGAAAATTCTCAAAACCCAGGCGAGGTTTTTGTTTATTACGTGACACTTTTGGATCTTGCCACAGGCGCAATGACCCGTTTGCAGCCCAATCCCACTATGGAATACGCGCGGCTGGCGATCTCAGACAAGTATCTTGTCTGGAATGCATTTGATTTTGACGCGCGAAGACATCGGCTGTGGCTGTATTCTCTGGAGACTCAGCAGGGGCGGTGGCTCCTTGAAAATGAGGAGCACCAAGCCTATGCCGCGATGGATGGAGACAAAATAGCTTTCAAAGGGTATGTGAAAAACGTCAACGAGGGTTCATCTCATGCCCATCAATTTCTTGCAGGTGAGTCACGCATCTGTTTGCTGGATATCGAATCAGGGAATATTGAGGATTTGACGGATGAGAAGTCCGAAACACACCCTCCGGCCATTGGCGATGGTTGGGTTGTATGGGAGGTGGTCTGCAGCGGGATGAATTCGGATCTCTATGGTTTCAATATGAAATCAGGCAAGACAGAAAGGCTGACTGCTTATCCTCTGCCGCAGTTTTGGGCGAATATCAATGGTGGCAGGTTATTTTACTCGGATATTCGTGCAGGTTTGTTTTGTGACACAGGGTATTACGTGCATTACCAGATATTATCCGGGATGGATCTGTCTATCGGGACCCTTGCTCTGCTCGATCCCCGGACAAATGAGTCTCTTGAAGCGGGAGACATTTGGGAGGGGGATGCGGCCAGGGCAGAAGCAACCGTGACCTGGATTGGCGAGAATGATTCAGGCCCTTTTCAGTGCCGTTGGGATTGGAATGATGAGGGAGATACTCCCGGACCGGCGTTTTCGAGAGTCGTAAATGTTGACAATATGGCACCCGGAGACGAACAAACCTTTGAGTTTTTAAGGGACTGCCTCGGCGCGGGAGAACATACCGTGAGTTTTGAGGTAGACATTGCTCAGGTGGTCTCGGATCCAGATCAAACCAACAATAAGAGGGAACGAAGGTTTGTGGTTCGGAAGAAGCTTTCGGATTTGGTTCCGGAAAAAATTGAATTTTATGCACAGGAATCAGGGTTACAGGTTTTGCCCATGCCCGGGCAACCCCTTTTCTTGCGCGTGCCTGTCCTCAATAAAGGGGCAGGTAATAGTGGGGAATTCAAAATGGAATGGGCCCTTACGGGTCAGTCCTCCAGCTGGGCGAAGATAACGGCATATCCCAACTTGGCGAGTGGAGAAATCTCCACCGGAGAGCAGGCTCAGGTGAGCTGGATTCCTCAAGCGGGAGTGTACAAACTCAGCGTTCAAGCAGACAGCCAGAGGACGGTAGAAGAATCGGATGAAACAAACAATGAAAGACTGCTCTTTCTTGATATTTCGGACACGCCGCTAGTGGACTTGGCTGTAGAGGGGCTGCAGTACCTGGCCCCGCCAGGGGTAAGTCCGGGAGGACCCAAGCCTGGGGAAAGAGAGAGTTTTTTGGTGACGGTGCGCAATGCGGGAGCGCAGTTGGTGAAGTCAGTATCCCTCTCATGGTTTTTTGATGACCGGCTTGTTGGTGTGGCTGAAGCACAGTTGCTGTTTCCGGGTGGCGTGACCCAGCTTGTTGTTGAGGTCCGGATGCCCCTTGAAGGCGGTTTGCATCAACTGAAAGCACATCTGGATCCGGAGAACAGAGTGATCGAGGGTTACGAGAGCAACAACGTTGCTGTGTTGAACATGGATTTGCCGGTGCCGAACCAGCGGCCTCATGCGGTAGCGTTGTTGACGCCGCTCAGAGGCGATGCGCCTCTGAGTGTGCGCTTTGATGCCTCGCAGAGTACGGATCCGGAAGGTGAAAAACTGCGTTATTGGTGGAGCTTCGGGGATGAAGCCGATAGCCCTTACAGCGAGTCGATTTCTGGACTCCACACCTTTATGGAGGAAGGATTTCATGCGGTGACCTTGATGGTGACGGATCCCGGTGGGTTGAGTTCCAAACAAACGCAGACAATTAAGGTGAGTCCTCCGGCCGCGCCGTTTTTGTGGAGATTCGATCAGGATGGCGACATGGAAGGGTGGAGCACGTATCGAATGCTGGACGTTCGGGTTCAAGAGGGATCATTGCAGGGTGCATCCAGACACACGTGGGCTCACACCTACAGCCTGTCGAATCTGGGACTTCCGGCAGCCGAGTACGGCAACTTGTTTCTGAGATATGAGGTGGGGTCCACGCGCAGCAAGGCGACCCTGAAATTGCGCTGGATCACGGAATCCGACACCGTGTGGAACGATGCGAAGCAGGTATATTTTGAATACACTCCCGGAACCTGGCAGGACGTGCGGATTGATCTCTCAAATCACGCGGAGTGGAAAGGGACAATCCGGCAGTTCCGAATCTACCCCATTATCCAGGTGGAGCCAGGAGAACAGATTAGCTTTTCCATCGACAAGATCCAATTTATGCGCACGGGCGAGGAAGATTTGGTTGAGGAGGGAGTTTTTGTGGCGGGGCCTTTGCAGGGTACCGGCAAGATTCTGCAGTTTGAAGTGGGAGACACTCATACGTGGGGCGCAGATTTCCTCAACAAAACTGCTCATTATCAGCGGGTGGCCGTAAGCCTTTTTGTGAAAGACGGAGGGGCGGCCTTGATCGACTACAGAATCCACACCAGCAACTGGGTTTCGGTGGGGCCCTGGAAGACAGTGCGTGCTGAAATCCAGCACACCTTCCTCGGGAAAGCCGGGTACTCAGATGTGATTCTGATTGCTCAAGTGCAGCACTTCAGTAGCCCCGGAGGCTGCGACATCATTGCTGAGAGTCTGCCGATGCAGATCGAGGTCACAGACCCGTATGGAGCGGGTACTGTGACCGCAGAAGGTTTTGAGGGTGGTTGGAATTGGAATTTGAAGGTGGGCGAAAGCGCCCGGTGGGCAGCGAAGTTCAAAAATACCACCAGTGGCGTCAAGTATGTGGCGGCGAGCCTGTTTTATCCTAACGGCCAGGCGGTGGTGATGGACTCTAAGATGCACACGAGCTACTGGGTGGAGATCCGGCCGCAGCAGACGGTGACGGCGGAGTTTCGTCACACATTCGCGAGCCCGGGTGTTTATGAGAATGTGATTCTCAAAGCCCAGATCCAAGATTCCAGTGTGGACTCCGGATGGAGAACAATTGGCGAGACGGCGCCGTTCAGAATCGAGGTCGAATGAGGGCTGTGCCATTCGCGAAACCGGAGGAATTCTTCCTTGCCTTATTCCAGGCGAGAGCCGGCTCAAAAAGTAATAACCTTGTCGCTGTCAATAACCCACTCCGCCAATTCAGGCATTGTAGATTTTACCGCCCCATCAAAATACGGATGGTTCTTGTAGATGCCGCATCTTGCCATGCAAGTTCCACAGACCTTGACAGCAACACCCTTGGCAATAAGGTCTTTAAGCATTTGGGACAAGTCTTGGTCGTAGCCTTCAGGCGGCTTGCAAACATCGCGGGCCATATCAACCGAGTCGTTCATCAGAAACAATCTGACCTCATGTCCTGATTCGGTCAACTTGGCGGCCAAACGCAGACCGTTCCAGGTCACATCGGTGTTGTCGTAGGGCTCACGGTTAAAGATTACCAGCACTTTCATTCGTTTGTCTCCTTTCCTGGGCGGCTTGAGGCTAATCCTTGCTTTTAAGTCTATTTCAACGCTTCTTCCACGGCGCGGAGAACACCCGGAACGCCGGCTGATTTCGGGATTGCCGGACTTGTTCCCACAAGATCCCCCAGGCCGGTTTCTTCTCCCTCTTGTGCCATATCGGTGACAAAGATAATACGAACGTCCCTCAAATCCTCTTCGGCTCTCAGATGTCTGGCAATGCTGCCGCCGTCTTCATAGGGCATCAAATAGTCAATCAAAATGAGATCCGGTTTGAAAGCAAGCGCAGCAGGCAAGGCTTGTGTCGCTTCATTCACCGCCTGTACTGCATACTTGCCTGTGGCTTCCAGGGCAGCGCCGACAGCCTCTGTGATCCCGGGGGAGTCATCGACCAACAGAATTTTCTTTTTGTCCAAGCCTCAAGCTCCTGGCGTTCAAAAACCCAACGGAGTCCTATCCCGTTTATTCGCAGTATTCTAGCACGGTCTTTAACCACTTGCCGGGGATACTGGATTCTCTTCGAAAACCTGCGATATGATCTATGTCAGGTTGCTAAGTCCGCAATGGGCGTGTAATAGGGGCTCGCTGAATTGCTGATGTGATATGCAGGATCTGGCAGGAGGAGAGTTAATTATGCATACATCTTCGAGGTTTCTGGTAATGCTGATTGCTTTTTGCTCGCTCAGTTTAAGTGCGAGTGTGGAGTCTGCCATGGGCTATGAATGGGTTAAGGAGAGTGGAATCAGAGTGATACATGACCTGTCCAAGTATCAGCAGGCATCTCCTTCAGTAGTCCGGTTGGGCAATGGGTCGTACAGGATGTACTACTCTGAAGCTCCCCTGCGAGGACTCATGTATGTGGTGAGTGCGGTGTCCAGCGACGGGTTGCACTGGACAAAAGAACCCGGCATAAGGGTGGGGGGAGAGACTGCCGTTGCAACATATCCGGATGTGGTGACATTAGCCGATGGGTCTTACCGGATGTACTTTCACAGAAACAGAGTTGGAGGCGGACACCAAATCTACAGTGCGGTTTCTGATGAGGGCTTGTACTGGACTGAGGAGGGTATTTTGCTTGTGGACTATGGGGCCATTCCGGACGTAGTCCAACTGCCGGATGGAAACTACAGAATGTATTTTTACTCCCAGTCACAAGAAGCTCTTCTGAGTGCAATATCCCCCAATGGGCTGGACTGGACCGTGGAGGCCGGTACCCGGTTAACGGTTTTGGACGGTGCCTACACATGCGATGTACACATTGAGGCGGACGGACGTTTTCGTATGTACCTCGGATCCAGGGGCGGCACAGATACGATTGGCTTTATCAGTAGTGCCGTATCCCAAGACGGGCTGAACTGGGAGTTGGAGCGGGATTTGAAAATCGACAATGGCGCAATGCCTGAGGTCCTGAGAATGCCCGATGGTCTCTTACGCATGTACTACATTCGCAATAACTGGGACATTGCCAGCGCGGTTGCTTTGGGCACCGGAGGCCCCCAACCCGCAGGAGTCGCGTGGGAGTTTAATACCGAGGGAGATGCGGAAGGATGGGCTCCCATTCGCGGACTTGGTTCGGTGCAGGTCAGCGGAGGTTTTTTGCGGGCTGTTGTCACGGACACCAACCCGCATTTGCGCACCGGGGCCGGGAGCCAGCTTGACGCAAGCGAGTATCAGACTTTGCGCCTGGGTTACACGTTGACGAGTTCCGATTCACAGGCTCAATTTATGTGGGGTCCGGAGGGAGTGATGCCCGGAAGCGGCGGACGATGGATCAGTTTTGATGTGATTGCAGACGGGGTTTCACGGGAGGCGGTGGTCGATCTGAGCCGGAATCCTGCCTGGACCGGAATTGCCGACCGTTTTCGCCTGGATCCTCTGCACCGGCCTGAAATCGGGGATTCCGTCGCGATTGACTATATCCGGATCGAAGAATAACGGCCCCAGCCGTACATTAACAAGGGAGGCTTGATCCCTGGGTCTGGTGTCTCTATACTAGAGGGCTTTAGCGGAATTCTTCCGTCGGACAAACTTTCTCGAGTAAAGAACAGGAATACTTAAGCCAAAGGAGTTTCTGATGTCGAATAAGGTGAGTGGCGTAGCCCCGGCCGGGGTTGTGACAGGAAAAGCGGTGCAGGAGATCTTTGCTGTGGCAAAGGCTAACAATTTTGCCCTGCCTGCCGTGAACGTGGTGGGGTCCAACTCCGCTAATGCTGTGATGGAGGCGGCCAAGGCGGTCAATTCTCCGGTAATCATCCAGTACTCCAGTGGCGGGGCCGGCTTTAACGCGGGGAAAGGTCTGAAGATGGAGAACCTGCAGGCCGAAGTCCTGGGCGCGGTTGCCGGCGCCGAGCACATCCACCGCCTGGCCGGAGCTTACGGGGTTTCGGTGATTCTGCACACAGACCATGCGGCCAAGAAGCTGCTGCCCTGGATCGACGGGCTGCTGGAAGCCGGAGAAACGCGTTTTGCCGAGACGGGTAAGCCGCTGTTTAGCTCTCACATGCTGGATTTGTCCGAGGAAAGCCTGGAAGAAAATATTTCAATCTGCGAAAAGTATCTGGCCCGCATGAGCAAAATCGATATGACCCTGGAGATTGAACTGGGTTGCACCGGCGGTGAAGAGGATGGGGTGGACAACACGGGCATGGACAATTCTCTGCTCTATACCCAACCCGAAGACGTGGCATTTGCTTACGAGCGCTTGAACAAGATCAGCGAGCGGTTCACGGTCGCGGCTTCCTTCGGCAATGTTCACGGCGTGTACAAGCCGGGCAATGTGAAGCTGACCCCGAAGATTCTGCTGAATTCCCAGAAGTATATTCAGGAGAAGTTCGGGACCGGCCCGAATCCCGTGAACTTTGTGTTCCACGGTGGATCCGGCTCCAGCCGGGAAGAGATCCGTGAGGCGATCTCCTACGGGGTCATCAAGATGAATATCGATACGGACACGCAGTGGGCCACGTGGGAAGGTGTGATGAACTACTACAAGGCCAATGAAGCTTATTTGCAGGGCCAGATCGGCAACCCCGACGGGGAAGACAAGCCCAACAAGAAATACTATGATCCGCGCAAGTGGCTGCGTGAGGGCGAGGTTTCGATGATCAAGCGTCTGAAAGTCGCCTTTGAAGACCTCAACGCCTTGGACCGCAACTAGTCCATTTCCAGGACGGTTTTGAGACGGGGTGGCAGTCGCCTTGAGCGATTGCTGCCCCGTTTTCTTACGGGACGGTATTAAGGTGCACAGGTTGATTTAGAGCACAAGACAAAGGGACAGGAAAATCAATGCGAACAACGACACCACGATACATTATTGTTCTCGTGTGCTTTCTGTGCGCATCTTGCGCTACGGTGCCCTTAACGGGCAGAAGGCAACTGGCTTTGATTTCGAATCAAAGCCTGCTTTCCATGAGTTACCGGCAATACGATGAATTTCTGAAGGCCAATAAGCTCAGCGGGGATCAGACTCAAACACAGCGGGTCAAGTCCGTGGGACAGAGGATACAACAGGCTGTTGAAAGATATATGGCGGCCAACAATTTGGCGGATGAATTGAGAGACTACGAATGGGAATTTAATCTGGTGGAGAATGAGGAAGCCAATGCATGGTGCATGCCGGGCGGGAAGGTGATGGTCTATACGGGGATCTTGCCGGTTACCAAAGATGAGGACGGATTGGCTGTGGTGATGGCCCATGAGATCGCCCATGCGATTGCCCGTCACGGAGACGAGAGAATGAGCCAGGGATTGCTGACGGAACTCGGAGGGGTGGCTCTCTCTTCCGCTTTAGAGAAGCAGACGGAAAAGACCAAAAAGATTTGGATGACAGCCTTTGGAGTGGGGACGCAGTTCGGGGTTCTATTGCCGTATAGCCGGCTCCAGGAAAACGAAGCGGACCGGTTGGGATTGATCTTCATGGCAATGGCCGGGTTTGATCCGCATGCGGCAGTGGCCTTCTGGGAAAGAATGTTGCAGAAAAAGGACGGACAGCCGGATATTGAGTTCCTGAGCACCCACCCCTCCGGCCAAACACGCATTCAAAATATCAAGGCCGCAATTCCCGAAGCAATGCAATATCGAACTCAGGCTCCACCTATGGGTGGTTTTAGCGCTCAGTGAGGCGTAGAATGCCCGTGTGTCGGAAAAGAGGTTTCGCGGGGGAGTCTTAAAAAGGGAGGCAATCCGATGGGCGACAAAGGCCAGAAGGACAAGGACAAGAAAAACAAGCAGTCCGGTGCAAAAAGGAAAAAGCAGGAAGACAAAAAGAAGAACAAATAGGGAAGCGCTCAGACAACAGGGCAGCTTCCAGCCATCAAGAAAATGATGAAAAGCTTCCGGATATTCCTAGCCGGCCTTATGGCCGTCAGTCTTACTGCTTGTGCTTCCTCCAGTGCCAATCGCGTCCGGATCAGCGAAGGCCATGTGCCCACGCAATTTGCCGACGATGACGCGCGCTACCGCGAAGAATCCCTGCGCATGGTCCAGGAGCTCCAAACCCAAGGCGCGGTGTGGGACGACCCATGGTTCCAAGACGAGGGCGTTTCTTTGATCCGGCAGATAGTGCCTGAGGACTTGCAAGGCAAGCACCAGGGGATCCAGTTCCGATTGGTGAAAGCTCCCTCCGTGAACGCCTTTACTGTGTATTCGGGTGATATCTTTTTTCACACCGGACTGATTTCGCGCCTGACCCACCCGGATCAATTGGCTTTTGTGGCTGCGCATGAGATATCCCACTGGGAGAACCGGGATGTCTTGTATTTCATGAGGAGTTACAGGAGCAAGACCGTGGCGGCGCAGATCCTGGATTTGGCTTTGGTGCCTGTGGATGCGCTGGTGACCGGCGGTTTGAGCAATTTGACCCTGAACCTGGTTTATGGGGCTTCGGTCACGGGCTACGGCCGCGAGCAGGAATCCCGCTCCGACCAGGAGGCGCTGCTGGCGTTGGAAGACGCCGGCTATGATTTGTCGCGTTCCACAGAGACTTTCCACATTTTCATGCAAGAGCATGAAAAATACGACCAGGGCCGCCAGTCGGCGAGCTTTTTGTTAAGCCATCCTTCCAACGAGAGGCGCGTCCAGGACATCACCGCGCAGCTCGCAGAGCAGGGGATAGAGCCATCGGAGGCAATTTCCTTTGATGAGAGCTTTGTGCGGGACACGCGGCATATCCGTTTGGAAAACGCGGCTCTCAATATTGGACAGGGCCGCTCCTTTCACGCCTTGGACGATCTGCAGGTCCTCTTCCGCATCAATCCCAAAGATCCCCAGGCGCTGTATCAGCGCGGTGAGGCTTATCGCGTGGCGGCCAACAACTTTAAACGGGCCAAGGGGGAGCTGTCCAAGAAGCATTGGAAGGAGTTGTTCGAGGGCCGCGCGGAAGAAGAAATTGTGAACGAATGGCGCCGGTCGGCAAGGGCCGCCTTTGAGGAGTCCATTGACGGAGCACCTTTTTATGCAGAGCCGCACAAAGGTCTGGGCCTG harbors:
- a CDS encoding S8 family serine peptidase; translation: MAVFPSRFRAFIKPHSFASIIVTLSVVVLSVAVCGVCGQEEGDPGKAYVWEFDEDGNAEGWSARNLDGAAVSAGSYVGTAVAANPNFLSRKQLRLVAEEYCELVVRCEVTSPQTAAKGKLRWITSEETQWDAAKQIKFDVVTGALQDIRINLSDHAEWHGVIEQIRYFPVLKAQEGRERVSIDRIEFLSAEIPANQEMPGGIEAMGESAAGGTFGDGLVQDGDSSTWPWRGDYGNSVHQWRESGNDGAETGAGRYAPHRILIKLRGDFPSALEYQASQPVPLCNLAPGSRLAELYQKFGVEKTEPLFRPSMKDVSASMAPQYAEEYLTRQVMLKFPKRAERVPEGVAALSTYHVYCLELREDVKVMEAVKAFASDPLVEYAQPDYQVELEWLPKDEYFYTSNSWGQDYPDLWGLKANQMNMEDAWDITLGKGTVVAVVDTGLDYTHPDIAESLWINEDEVPANGIDDDGNGFVDDIRGWDFAGRTYDAPPDNDVMDFNGHGTHVSGTIAAQANDEGVIGVAPEAKIMPLKGFCDNGSGYISMLAEAMAYAADNGADVMNCSWSGPSYNIHDFVAESAVNYAMTRGCVVVFAAANDYGADAGFISPQNMSYPDAKPIVVSASTPFDTPAVFTNGGYVVDVCAPGGGEPDLPGVHTSVYNILSLKARYFNHYYAEWVVNENLIRLAGTSMAAPHVSGLAALVLAKNPDLNVDQVRQTIRAGARDIFQEGQDFLTGVGCVNAPATLDCPLPPECCIHSPFADGSVTPVGELRITGTASGPGFEVYLLRVASLDSATHDWTYLAESVLPVQNGLLGVWNVGGLPIGSYGLELTVKGAKDKSYTEFKRVIVEPSFEVIPFPAAMYSVFGNSMAVVHGAPVGHYSGYNGFEISLVDLSTKQKQVLQRTTNYINGLAYAGNALFYLEESRGLVKRDMEDGREELLMRCHSLARDLVYSDGRLAFVDVENSQNPGEVFVYYVTLLDLATGAMTRLQPNPTMEYARLAISDKYLVWNAFDFDARRHRLWLYSLETQQGRWLLENEEHQAYAAMDGDKIAFKGYVKNVNEGSSHAHQFLAGESRICLLDIESGNIEDLTDEKSETHPPAIGDGWVVWEVVCSGMNSDLYGFNMKSGKTERLTAYPLPQFWANINGGRLFYSDIRAGLFCDTGYYVHYQILSGMDLSIGTLALLDPRTNESLEAGDIWEGDAARAEATVTWIGENDSGPFQCRWDWNDEGDTPGPAFSRVVNVDNMAPGDEQTFEFLRDCLGAGEHTVSFEVDIAQVVSDPDQTNNKRERRFVVRKKLSDLVPEKIEFYAQESGLQVLPMPGQPLFLRVPVLNKGAGNSGEFKMEWALTGQSSSWAKITAYPNLASGEISTGEQAQVSWIPQAGVYKLSVQADSQRTVEESDETNNERLLFLDISDTPLVDLAVEGLQYLAPPGVSPGGPKPGERESFLVTVRNAGAQLVKSVSLSWFFDDRLVGVAEAQLLFPGGVTQLVVEVRMPLEGGLHQLKAHLDPENRVIEGYESNNVAVLNMDLPVPNQRPHAVALLTPLRGDAPLSVRFDASQSTDPEGEKLRYWWSFGDEADSPYSESISGLHTFMEEGFHAVTLMVTDPGGLSSKQTQTIKVSPPAAPFLWRFDQDGDMEGWSTYRMLDVRVQEGSLQGASRHTWAHTYSLSNLGLPAAEYGNLFLRYEVGSTRSKATLKLRWITESDTVWNDAKQVYFEYTPGTWQDVRIDLSNHAEWKGTIRQFRIYPIIQVEPGEQISFSIDKIQFMRTGEEDLVEEGVFVAGPLQGTGKILQFEVGDTHTWGADFLNKTAHYQRVAVSLFVKDGGAALIDYRIHTSNWVSVGPWKTVRAEIQHTFLGKAGYSDVILIAQVQHFSSPGGCDIIAESLPMQIEVTDPYGAGTVTAEGFEGGWNWNLKVGESARWAAKFKNTTSGVKYVAASLFYPNGQAVVMDSKMHTSYWVEIRPQQTVTAEFRHTFASPGVYENVILKAQIQDSSVDSGWRTIGETAPFRIEVE
- a CDS encoding DsrE family protein; amino-acid sequence: MKVLVIFNREPYDNTDVTWNGLRLAAKLTESGHEVRLFLMNDSVDMARDVCKPPEGYDQDLSQMLKDLIAKGVAVKVCGTCMARCGIYKNHPYFDGAVKSTMPELAEWVIDSDKVITF
- a CDS encoding response regulator; its protein translation is MDKKKILLVDDSPGITEAVGAALEATGKYAVQAVNEATQALPAALAFKPDLILIDYLMPYEDGGSIARHLRAEEDLRDVRIIFVTDMAQEGEETGLGDLVGTSPAIPKSAGVPGVLRAVEEALK
- the fbaA gene encoding class II fructose-bisphosphate aldolase is translated as MSNKVSGVAPAGVVTGKAVQEIFAVAKANNFALPAVNVVGSNSANAVMEAAKAVNSPVIIQYSSGGAGFNAGKGLKMENLQAEVLGAVAGAEHIHRLAGAYGVSVILHTDHAAKKLLPWIDGLLEAGETRFAETGKPLFSSHMLDLSEESLEENISICEKYLARMSKIDMTLEIELGCTGGEEDGVDNTGMDNSLLYTQPEDVAFAYERLNKISERFTVAASFGNVHGVYKPGNVKLTPKILLNSQKYIQEKFGTGPNPVNFVFHGGSGSSREEIREAISYGVIKMNIDTDTQWATWEGVMNYYKANEAYLQGQIGNPDGEDKPNKKYYDPRKWLREGEVSMIKRLKVAFEDLNALDRN
- a CDS encoding M48 family metallopeptidase, translating into MRTTTPRYIIVLVCFLCASCATVPLTGRRQLALISNQSLLSMSYRQYDEFLKANKLSGDQTQTQRVKSVGQRIQQAVERYMAANNLADELRDYEWEFNLVENEEANAWCMPGGKVMVYTGILPVTKDEDGLAVVMAHEIAHAIARHGDERMSQGLLTELGGVALSSALEKQTEKTKKIWMTAFGVGTQFGVLLPYSRLQENEADRLGLIFMAMAGFDPHAAVAFWERMLQKKDGQPDIEFLSTHPSGQTRIQNIKAAIPEAMQYRTQAPPMGGFSAQ
- a CDS encoding M48 family metalloprotease, which encodes MAVSLTACASSSANRVRISEGHVPTQFADDDARYREESLRMVQELQTQGAVWDDPWFQDEGVSLIRQIVPEDLQGKHQGIQFRLVKAPSVNAFTVYSGDIFFHTGLISRLTHPDQLAFVAAHEISHWENRDVLYFMRSYRSKTVAAQILDLALVPVDALVTGGLSNLTLNLVYGASVTGYGREQESRSDQEALLALEDAGYDLSRSTETFHIFMQEHEKYDQGRQSASFLLSHPSNERRVQDITAQLAEQGIEPSEAISFDESFVRDTRHIRLENAALNIGQGRSFHALDDLQVLFRINPKDPQALYQRGEAYRVAANNFKRAKGELSKKHWKELFEGRAEEEIVNEWRRSARAAFEESIDGAPFYAEPHKGLGLLLADQASGEPEARLAKEELQKYLDMMPDARDRRFVASRIRTLEETDE